A portion of the Mycobacterium paraseoulense genome contains these proteins:
- a CDS encoding ABC transporter substrate-binding protein — protein MHTIDLAYVGRGIHEELVAYVADQEGYFEDEGVHVAVRDGIGWGSERLRNCATIGLGRALLSRLTEGIEWTALSVNTHRPLFWFLGGARVRSMADLRGRRLAVHAAHTAPGCFARIVLRRCGLDPDRDLQCVARSPGDYQMDLRRLRDGSIDAAYVGSTLVPEQVAEEEGFHLLAWVGDHFQIPTVGVAVDSTRLQPEGTAVQAVVRANRRALQTLADRPELAIDYMASFLNRSTREEVQRHYERYIGPYFTSDGRADLDVARRAVDAVAAELGTPSPPAEQVYRC, from the coding sequence ATGCATACGATCGACCTGGCGTACGTCGGGCGCGGCATCCACGAAGAACTCGTCGCCTACGTGGCCGATCAGGAGGGCTACTTCGAAGACGAAGGGGTCCACGTCGCCGTGCGGGACGGGATCGGCTGGGGCTCAGAGCGTCTGCGTAACTGCGCGACGATCGGCCTGGGCCGCGCCCTGTTATCGCGGTTGACCGAAGGCATCGAGTGGACGGCACTGAGCGTGAACACCCACCGCCCGCTATTCTGGTTTCTCGGTGGCGCCCGGGTGAGATCGATGGCGGATCTGCGCGGGCGCCGGCTCGCGGTACATGCGGCGCACACAGCTCCCGGATGTTTTGCCCGAATTGTGTTGCGCCGGTGCGGTCTTGATCCCGATCGGGACCTGCAGTGTGTGGCTCGTTCCCCGGGTGACTATCAGATGGATTTGCGAAGGTTGCGCGATGGTTCGATCGATGCTGCTTACGTCGGCAGCACCCTGGTACCCGAGCAGGTCGCCGAGGAGGAGGGCTTCCACCTACTGGCCTGGGTGGGAGATCATTTCCAGATTCCAACCGTCGGGGTCGCGGTCGACTCGACCCGACTCCAGCCTGAGGGTACCGCGGTGCAGGCGGTGGTGCGGGCCAACCGGCGCGCCCTGCAGACGCTGGCCGACCGGCCCGAACTCGCAATCGATTACATGGCGTCTTTTCTGAACCGGTCGACGCGTGAAGAGGTGCAACGTCATTACGAACGCTACATCGGGCCGTACTTCACCTCCGACGGACGGGCGGACCTCGACGTCGCACGGCGGGCGGTTGATGCGGTGGCGGCC
- a CDS encoding SDR family oxidoreductase, with protein sequence MKVLVIGGSGLIGSQVVANLTELGHEAVAASPRSGVDSVTGTGLAEAVAGVHTVVDVSNSPSFDDDPVMHFFTTSTRNLLAAEREAGVQHHVALSIVGADRAPDSGYMRAKVAQEKLIEESDIPYSIVRATQFFEFVEPIADSATDGNTVRLPVGAFQPIAAKDVATAVTRAAIGDPTNGITNIAGPEKRGMDEFIRTALSASNDPRQVVGDPTAGYFGTGLDEHTIVPLDSEDPTIYSTRFGEWMATRTTSDAH encoded by the coding sequence ATGAAGGTATTAGTTATCGGCGGCAGCGGGCTGATCGGCTCGCAGGTCGTCGCCAATCTGACGGAGCTGGGACATGAGGCAGTCGCGGCCTCGCCCCGGTCGGGTGTCGACAGCGTCACCGGTACAGGGCTGGCCGAGGCGGTCGCGGGTGTCCACACGGTGGTCGACGTGTCCAACTCGCCGTCCTTCGACGACGACCCCGTCATGCACTTCTTCACCACGTCGACGAGAAACCTTCTCGCCGCGGAGCGCGAGGCGGGTGTGCAACACCACGTCGCGCTCTCGATCGTGGGCGCCGACCGTGCCCCGGACAGTGGCTACATGCGGGCCAAGGTCGCCCAGGAGAAGTTGATCGAGGAATCGGACATTCCGTACTCGATCGTGCGAGCGACACAGTTCTTCGAATTCGTCGAACCCATCGCCGACTCGGCAACCGACGGCAACACGGTCCGCCTGCCGGTTGGGGCGTTCCAGCCCATCGCGGCCAAGGACGTCGCCACGGCCGTCACCCGTGCAGCGATCGGCGACCCGACCAACGGCATCACCAACATCGCCGGCCCCGAAAAGCGTGGCATGGACGAATTCATCAGGACCGCACTTTCCGCATCCAACGATCCCCGTCAGGTAGTGGGAGACCCCACGGCCGGCTATTTCGGTACCGGGCTCGACGAACACACCATCGTTCCGCTCGACAGCGAGGACCCCACGATCTACTCGACCCGCTTCGGCGAGTGGATGGCCACGAGAACGACGAGCGACGCGCATTAG
- a CDS encoding SDR family oxidoreductase — translation MSRVAMITGASRGIGAATAGVLAERGFRVVVNHRASGRQAEEVVAGITGAGGEALAIQADVTVPGDVSAMVDEIAGRWGGVDVLVHNALIPFVVTSLADLTWEELGGKVNAELHAAYMLTKAVVPGMVSRGYGRLVYLSTGLSRRPREGMIALGTAKAALDQFVRYVALELAPRGITANLVAPATVSGTTVTGQLTSDRVRELGEAAPMGRLVTPAEVAHTIAFLASEESGFTTGHYLPVNGGIAMD, via the coding sequence ATGTCACGGGTTGCGATGATCACCGGGGCCAGCCGCGGCATCGGCGCGGCGACCGCAGGGGTCCTTGCCGAACGCGGATTTCGGGTGGTGGTCAACCACCGCGCCAGCGGCCGGCAAGCCGAGGAGGTGGTTGCCGGCATCACGGGGGCCGGCGGCGAGGCGCTGGCGATTCAGGCCGACGTCACCGTGCCCGGTGACGTCTCCGCGATGGTCGACGAGATCGCTGGGCGCTGGGGGGGCGTGGACGTGCTGGTGCACAACGCGTTGATACCGTTCGTGGTCACCTCCTTGGCCGATCTGACCTGGGAGGAACTCGGCGGCAAGGTGAACGCGGAGCTACACGCCGCTTACATGTTGACGAAGGCCGTTGTGCCGGGCATGGTTTCGCGCGGCTACGGCCGGCTGGTTTACCTCAGCACGGGGCTGTCCCGGCGCCCGCGCGAGGGGATGATCGCGCTCGGCACAGCGAAGGCGGCCCTGGACCAGTTCGTCCGGTACGTCGCACTCGAACTCGCACCGCGCGGAATCACCGCCAACCTCGTCGCACCGGCCACCGTCAGCGGAACGACGGTGACCGGGCAACTCACGTCCGACCGGGTGCGTGAGCTCGGAGAGGCCGCGCCGATGGGGCGGCTGGTCACGCCGGCCGAGGTGGCCCACACGATCGCATTTTTGGCGAGCGAGGAGTCCGGTTTCACGACCGGCCATTACCTGCCGGTCAACGGCGGTATTGCGATGGACTGA